One genomic region from Tigriopus californicus strain San Diego chromosome 4, Tcal_SD_v2.1, whole genome shotgun sequence encodes:
- the LOC131879493 gene encoding uncharacterized protein LOC131879493, whose amino-acid sequence MKPFMSCLILGLVIAMGPVKANEGDVTCTVSEYVKVGLEFDACQEVALSNLTDEQDPCPILKSVANECATNVKHCFTTKGWIRGRKLFFDSLALTYPDMNNCEIITDLAKDHDLAQIQGRKCSIAQEIVVAQETARCTNLIQMDMVTEMQKPVNETAKTQFQDLLCNALQKIKDECVDPNLRSCYEGHDLKAHTAYMVETLKVSGNVIAIHLAQDTTDVPSCPVFFSEPYLYGNDQSSGLVLTLILIMAVLVAVIVVAAVLLSIKKFRLIHRIRAWVANIPYEDFVKETAPETPMESRSDDGHGPNPGPPSQTSAA is encoded by the exons ATGAAACCATTCATGTCCTGTCTTATTCTGGGCCTGGTCATTGCCATGGGCCCAGTCAAGGCCAATGAAGGTGATGTGACCTGTACAGTGAGTGAATATGTCAAAGTGGGCCTGGAGTTTGATGCCTGCCAAGAGGTGGCCTTATCGAATCTCACGGACGAGCAAGATCCGTGCCCAATCCTCAAATCAGTGGCCAATGAGTGTGCCACAAATGTGAAG CACTGCTTCACAACCAAAGGATGGATCCGAGGAAGAAAGCTGTTCTTCGACAGCTTGGCATTGACCTATCCCGATATGAATAATTGCGAAATCATCACGGACCTGGCCAAAGATCACGACCTGGCTCAGATCCAGGGTCGGAAGTGCTCTATTGCCCAAGAAATTGTGGTGGCTCAAGAAACAGCACGATGCACAAACTTGATTCAG ATGGACATGGTAACCGAGATGCAGAAGCCGGTCAACGAGACAGCCAAGACACAATTTCAAGATTTACTCTGCAATGCActtcaaaagatcaaagacGAATGCGTGGACCCCAATTTGCGTTCCTGTTATGAAGGTCATGATCTAAAAGCCCACACAGCCTACATGGTTGAGACATTGAAGGTCTCGGGCAACGTTATTGCCATCCATCTGGCCCAAGATACGACTGATGTGCCGAGTTGCCCTGTATTTTTCTCCGAGCCTTACTTGTATGGAAATGATCAAAGCAGTGGTCTTGTTTTGACCCTGATATTGATTATGGCCGTGCTCGTTGCTGTGATAGTTGTTGCTGCAGTATTGTTGTCAATCAAAAAGTTCCGATTAATTCATCGAATCCGAGCCTGGGTGGCCAATATACCCTACGAAGATTTCGTCAAAGAGACAGCCCCTGAAACCCCAATGGAATCCCGTTCCGATGACGGCCACGGACCCAATCCTGGACCTCCATCGCAAACATCAGCAGCATAA
- the LOC131879587 gene encoding fibroin heavy chain-like encodes MKAFVLAAAAISSVVADPSSGYGRGIASHPGGATSYVSNSVWGLGKRSADAEPGYGYGPGIASHPGGATSYVGRTVWGFPRGKRSAEADAYGYGGYAAHPYGGSSYVGRTVWGLGKRSADEEPKKAEKSDDDKALAQHPNGATSFVGNTVWGFRDLEKREAEPGYGRGYGYAAHPYGGSSYVGRTVWGLGKRSADAEPGYGYGPGIASHPGGATSYVGRTVWGFPRGKRSAEADAYGYGGYAAHPYGGSSYVGRTVWGLGKRSADEEPKKAEKSDDDKALAQHPNGATSFVGNTVWGFRDLEKRDAEPGYGYGGYGRGYGRGYGYGHGYGYYG; translated from the exons ATGAAGGCTTTTGTG CTTGCTGCTGCCGCTATTTCCAGTGTCGTCGCTGACCCTTCCTCCGGTTACGGCCGTGGAATCGCTTCTCACCCTGGTGGCGCCACTTCTTACGTGAGCAACTCCGTCTGGGGCCTTGGCAAGCGATCTGCTGATGCTGAGCCCGGCTATGGTTATGGACCCGGAATTGCTTCTCACCCCGGTGGTGCCACCTCTTATGTCGGCCGTACTGTCTGGGGATTCCCCCGTGGCAAGCGGTCTGCTGAGGCTGACGCTTATGGTTATGGTGGCTATGCTGCCCATCCCTATGGTGGTTCTTCTTATGTTGGCCGCACTGTCTGGGGTCTAGGCAAGCGATCTGCTGATGAGGAGCCCAAGAAGGCCGAGAAGTCTGATGACGACAAGGCTCTTGCCCAACATCCCAATGGCGCCACTTCTTTCGTTGGAAACACCGTCTGGGGATTCAGAGATCTTGAGAAGCGTGAAGCCGAGCCTGGTTATGGTCGTGGTTATGGATATGCTGCCCATCCTTATGGTGGTTCTTCTTATGTCGGCCGCACTGTCTGGGGTCTTGGCAAGCGATCTGCTGATGCTGAGCCCGGCTATGGTTATGGACCCGGAATTGCTTCTCACCCCGGTGGTGCCACCTCTTATGTCGGCCGTACTGTCTGGGGATTCCCCCGTGGCAAGCGGTCTGCTGAGGCTGACGCTTATGGTTATGGTGGCTATGCTGCCCATCCCTATGGTGGTTCTTCTTATGTTGGCCGCACTGTCTGGGGTCTAGGCAAGCGATCTGCTGATGAGGAGCCCAAGAAGGCCGAGAAGTCTGATGACGACAAGGCCCTTGCCCAACACCCCAATGGCGCTACTTCTTTCGTTGGAAACACCGTCTGGGGATTCAGAGATCTTGAGAAGCGCGATGCCGAGCCTGGTTACGGTTATGGTGGATATGGACGTGGTTATGGCCGTGGATACGGTTATGGTCATGGATATGGATACTACGGTTAA